DNA sequence from the Cupriavidus oxalaticus genome:
CCGCGCCCGCCTGGCCGGGGCGCGACCGGCATGGATCGAGTATCTGGCGCCACGCGTGGCGCCGCGCGGGACCGTCCGCTGGCGCCTGCCCCGAACGACTTCAATGGCGCGGTTCGCCAGCATGGCGAATGTGCGCTGGTTTGCGCCCTGCCTTCGGGCGGGACGAAACCGGACCGGAATTTTTGATAACCCAACCATGCAGCCTTCGCGGGCTGCCGAAAAGGAAAGCAGATTGGCTAAGGAAGAACTCATTGAATTTGGCGGCGTGGTGTCGGAAGCCCTGCCTGACAACCGCTATCGTGTCACGCTGGAAAACGGCGTGGAAATCTGGGCATACGCTTCGGGCAAGATGCAGAAGCACCGCATCCGCATCCTGGCCGGCGACCGCGTGACCCTGGAAATGTCGCCCTACGACCTGACCAAGGGCCGCATCAACTTCCGCCACAAGTCCTGAGTCTTCGCACGGCCGGAGCCCGCCGCTCCCGCCGTCACAAGTGGACTCCGGGGCGCTGCCGACGCGCTGTCACGCAGCTGACACCGCGCCCGGACACACTTGCGGGCTGCCCGAGGGGCGGCCCGATTTCGTTTACGATCCTCAACGGCGCCAGCCTATCCGCTTGCGCCCGCTTGCGCCGGTCGGGCAGCTTCACCATACTCGAAGCATCACCATCGCCTCGCCCGACATGAACCTGATCCTCTGGCGCCACGCCGAAGCCGAAGACCTCCCCGACGCCCTCAGCCTGAGCCGCCACGCCGACCTGCAGCGGCCCCTGACGCGCCGCGGCCGCAAGCAGGCGGAGGCGTCCGCCAAATGGCTGCGTGCGCATCTGCCGTCGGATACGCGCGTGCTGTGCAGCCCCTCCGTACGCACCCTCGAGACCGCGGCGGCGCTGACGGGGGACGCGCAAGTCGTCGAAGCGCTGGCCCCCGGCGCCGACGTCAGCGCAGTCCTTGCCGCGGTCCAATGGCCCGAACGCACCGAGCACGTGGTGGTGGTCGGGCACCAGCCATGGATCGGACGCGTCGCCAGCCTGCTTCTGGCCGGCAACGAGATGGACTGGAGCGTGCGCAAGGCAGGCATCTGGTGGCTGACCGGACGGACCCGCGAAAGCGAGCCGCAGACCGTGCTGCGTGCGGTCATCAACCCTGAATTTCTCTGACACAGCCCGGATATTTCCGAGCCCGCCAGTGCAGCCGGCCCGCGCGGGCCGGCTGCGGCTTCTGGCATGGCCGGCCATGATCGCGCCCGGCAAAATCTGAAATAGCTGATGGCAGCCGGAATCTCCGCTCCCTAGAGTCGCTACGGCGCCGCCTCCCTGGCCGCGCCGCCCTAGCCATGCCAGGCACGGGCATCGACCGCAGGTGTCACGGAGATTTCCCATGGATTGCCCGTCAGACCCCCATCGTCCCCGCCAGCCCGCGAGCGCGCCGGCGGACCCGCTCCGCGAAGCCACCCGGCCGCGCAATGGCAGCACCGGCACCACCGGCACCAGCGGCCCGCCGGACGTCACGGAAGCGTCATCGCCGGGTCACGGCACTGTCACCGCGCCTCACTACATTGCATCGCAACAGTTTCGTCACCAAAAGGACATACTGATGCGAGACCTCCCCACGCCGACCCAGCCGCTCTTCGACTCTTTGCCCAATGGCCTTGGCGGCCAGACGGCGCGGAGCCGTCTTCATCGCCAATCGGATAAGGCAAGTGAGTCGCCTGCTCTCAGCGTGGCGTGGGCGCGCCACCAGGACGAAATAGTCGAGGCGCAGCGCCTGCGCTACAAGGTGTTCGCCGAGGAGATGGGCGCACGCCTGACGTCTTCGGTGCCGGAGCTGGACATCGACATGTTCGATGGCTACTGCGACCACCTGATCGTGCGCGACATGGCCACGCTGCGCGTGGTCGGCACTTACCGCGTGCTGCCGCCGCACCAAGCCAAGCGCCTGGGCTGCCTGTACGCGGAATCGGAATTCGACCTGGTGCGCCTGTCCCACCTGCGCCCCAAGATGCTGGAGCTGGGCCGCTCCTGCGTGCACCGCGCCTATCGCTCGGGCAGCGTCATCATGGCGCTGTGGGGCGGACTGGGCGAGTACCTGCAGCGCTGGGGCATCGAGTCGATGCTGGGCTGCGCCAGCGTGCCGATGAGCGACGGCGGCCACTATGCGGCCAGCCTGCACCGGTTGTTCAGCGAGCGCTACCTGGCACCGATCGAATACCATGCCTTCCCGCGCCTGCCGCTGCCGGTCGAGGACCTGAACCAGCAGCTCGAGGTCGAGCCGCCCGCGCTGATCAAGGGCTACCTGCGCCTTGGGGCAAAGATCTGCGGCCAGCCGGCCTGGGATCCGGATTTCAACGTGGCCGACTTCCTGACGCTGCTGCGCGTGAACGACATGAACCCGCGCTACGCCCGCCACTTCCTCGGCTTGAACCAGGCTGTATGATCCAGGGCGCATGATCCAGGCCGCCCGAGCGGCGGCCCCTTCCGCCACGCTCGGCCGTTCGTCAGTCGTAGACGACCTTGTAGCGCTTGCCGACCCGCTGCCACTCGTCGGCCTCCTGCGCGAGGCTGTATTCGATCAGCGGGTTGGCATCGATCCAGGTCTTGGGCAGGCGCACCTCGAAACCTTCGTCGAGCGCCTCGGCCAGCTGGCTGACGCGGATGTCGGGCAAGCCGACGTCCGACCGGCGCCGGCACAGCACGAAGGCCAGGCGCAGGCTGAACAGCATGCGCCAGTCGACGAACTTGCCGCTGCCCGACAGCTTGCCGAGCTTGCCCGCATGCCCCAGCAGCAGCGTGGCCAGCCGCGCCTGGTCGGTCTTGGAGAAGCCCGGCATGTCCGCATGCGTGGAGATATACGCCGAATGCTTGTGGTAGCCGCTGTGCGAGATCGACATGCCGATCTCATGCAGGCTCGCGGCCCAGCCCAGCAGCGCCAGGTTGTCTTCGCGCCGTTCGTTGGCGGGCTCCGGGAACTGTGACAGCAGCGCCTGCGCGGTGCCGCGCACGCGCCCTGCCTGGGCACGGTCGACGCCGTAGCGGCGCATGAACTGGTCGACCGTGACGGTGCGCATGTCCTCATGGTGGCTGCGCCCCAGCAGGTCGTAGAGCACGCCCAGGCGCAACGCGCCGTCGGTGACGTCCATGCGGTCGATGTCGAGTTCGGCGAACACGCCCAGCATGATCGACAACCCGCCCGGCAGCACCGGGATGCGGTCCGGCTTCAGCCCGGTAAGCTTGACGCGGTTGGTGTTCTCGGCCTTGATCAACGCGCGCTTCAGGCGCTCCAGCCCTTCGCGCGTGATGCCATGGTCGGCCGGGTTGTCGTTCATGCCGTTGAGCTCGATCAGCTCGGCCAGCGCGCGCGCCGTGCCCGACGAACCGACCGCCTGCTCCCAGCCGGCGGCGCGGTACTGGCGCACCAGCACCTGGATCTCGCGGCGCGCGGCAAGCTCGGCCTGCTTCATCGCGTATTCGTCGACATTGCCGCTGGGAAAGAACTGCCGGCTATGCGATACGCAACCGATGTACAGGCTCTCCATCAGCTTGGACTGGTAGCCGCTGCCGATGATGAACTCGGTCGAGCCGCCGCCGATGTCCACCACCAGCCGGTTGCCCTGGCAGGCCGGCGCATCGTGCGAGGCGCCCAGGTAGATCAGCCGCGCTTCTTCGCGCCCGGCGATGACTTCGATCGGGAAACCGAGCGCGTTCTCGGCCTCGATCAGGAACTCGGATGCATTCCTGGCGACGCGCAGCGTATTGGTGGCCACCGCGCGCACCTGGTCCGGCGCGAAGTCGCGCAGGCGGTCGCCGAAACGCCGCAGCGCATCGATGCCGCGCCGGCGTGCGGGCTGGTCCAGGTACTTGTCGGGCGTCAGGCCAGCCGCCAGCCGCACGGGCTCACGCAGGGCGTCGACCTGGAAGATCTGGCTCGCGGTGCCGTTGGCCGTGGTGGTCTCGTCCACCCGCCCGATCATCAGGCGGAAGCTGTTCGAGCCCATGTCGACGGCGGCGAGCAGGCGTGGAGTGTTGTTCATCGTGTGCTAGGAAGGCTGGTTCGCGTTCGTGCTGCGTGGCTCGGCCCGGGCAGGTGTCCCGCTGCCGGCGTTCACGCCCCGGAAAAATATGTCCTTGTCATGTCCGCCTCATGACAAAATCAAACTGTCATGAAAGTGACATGATTCTATGAAAAAGTCGCCACATTACCCAAAGAAGGTCATGACCATGTCGACGACGCCGTCCAGCACGCTGCTCAATCGTGAGCTGGGCATCCTGGAATTCAATGCCCGCGTGCTGTCGCAAGCCGCGGACCCTAAAGTACCGCTACTGGAGAGGCTGAAGTTTATCTGCATCGTGTCCAGCAACCTGGACGAGTTCTTTGAAATCCGCATGGCGGGCCTGAAGGAACAGATGCGCGACAACGCCTCGGGGCTGACGCCGGATGGCCTGTCCTTCCAGCAGACTTACCAGCTTGTCACCGAGCGCACGCAGCGGCTTGTTGCTTCGCAGTATGACATGCTGCAGAACACCATTTTTCCACTTCTTGAAAAAGAAGGTGTCTTTTTCCACCTGACCACGACCTGGACCGACCCGCAGCGCGAATGGGCGCGCGAGTTCTTCCAGCGCGAGCTGGCGCCGGTGTTGACGCCGATCGCGCTGGACCCCGCCCACCCTTTCCCGCGCGTGCTCAACAAGAGCCTGAACTTCGTGGTCGAGCTGTCCGGCAAGGATGCCTTCGGCCGCGAAGCCGACCTCGCCATCGTGCAGGCGCCGCGCGCGCTGCCGCGCGTGGTGAAGATGCCGGAGAAGCTGTCGGGCTACCCGTTCGGCTTCGTGATGCTGTCGTCGTTCATGCAGGGCTTCGTGCACGAGCTGTTCCCGGCGATCGCGGTGCACGGCTGCTACCAGTTCCGCGTCACGCGCAACTCCGACCTGTTCGTTTCCGAGGACGAGATCACCGACCTGCGCGAGGCGCTGCAGGGCGAACTGCCGACGCGCCATTTCGGCGACACGGTGCGGCTGGAGGTGTCCTCCGATACCCCGATGCCGCTGGCACGCCGGCTGCTGCTGGAATCGGGCCTGAGCGAGCAGGACGTGTACCGGGTGTCCGGCCCGGTGAACCTGGTGCGGCTGATGCAGATCCCCGACATGGTCGATCGTCCCGCACTGAAGTACTCGCCGTATGTGCCGGCGCCGGTGAAGGCCTTCGCCAGCGGCATGTCGATGTTCGACGTGATGCGCCAGCAGGACGTGCTGCTGCACCACCCGTACGAGAGCTTCAGCTCGGTGCTGGACCTGCTGCAACTGGCCGCCACGGACCCGAACGTGGTCGCGATCAAGCAGACCGTGTACCGCACCGGCAACGAATCGCTGGTGATGGAAGCGCTGATGACCGCCGCGCGCAACGGCAAGGAAGTCACCGTGGTGGTGGAGCTGCTCGCGCGCTTCGACGAAGAGACCAATATCAACTGGGCCGAGCGGCTGGAGTCAGCCGGTGCGCACGTGATCTACGGCGTGGTCGGCCACAAGTGCCACGCCAAGATGCTGCTGATCGTGCGGCGCGAGCCAACCGGTCCCAAGGCCAAGCAGGTCAAGCTGCGCCGCTACGCCCACCTGGGCACCGGCAACTACCATCCGCGCACCGCGCGCCTCTATACCGACTTCGGGCTGCTGACCGCCAACGAGGCGATCTGCGAAGACGTGCACCACGTGTTCCAGCTGCTGACCGGCACCGCCGGCACGATCCGGCTGAACCACCTGTGGCAATCGCCGTTCACCATGCAGACCAACTTGGTCGAGCATATCCGCGCCGAAGCCCGCCACGCGCGCGCCGGCAAGCCGGCGCGGATCATCGCCAAGATGAATGCGCTGCTGGAACCGTCGATCATCGACGAGCTGTACAAGGCCTCGCGCGCGGGGGTGAAGATCGACCTGATCGTGCGCGGCGTCTGCGCGCTGATGCCGGGCGTGCCGGGCATGTCCGAGAACATCTCGGTGCGGTCGATCGTCGGACGGTTCCTGGAACACCATCGCGTCTACTATTTCCGCGCGGGCGGCGAAGAGGTGCTGTACCTGTCCAGCGCCGACTGGATGGATCGCAACCTGTTCCGCCGCGTCGAGGTGGCCTTCCCGGTGCTGGACAAGGCGCTGAAGGCGCGCGTGATCAAGGAAAGCCTGCAGGTGCACCTGCGCGACAATGCTTCCGCGTGGATCATGCAGCCGGACGGCAACTATGTGCGCAAGCAGACGCGCTCCAGGCATCCGCGCATCAGCCAGAACGACATGCTGGTGATGTTCGGCGGCAATCCGTGAGTCGAACCGCTCAGGCGGCCCGGCGCGACGAATCCGGTGCCTGCGGCGATGCCGGCACGGCGGCAGTGGCGGTGGAGGCGGCATCGCTCAGGCTGCGCACGCTGCGCTCCAGCGGGAAGATGATGCGAAACACACTGCCGCGCCCTTCCTCGCTGGTCACGCGCAGGTCGGCATGGTGGCGCGACAGCACGTGCTTGACGATGGCCAGGCCCAGCCCGGTGCCGCCGGTATCGCGCGAACGGCTGCGGTCGACGCGGTAGAAGCGCTCGGTCAGCCGCGGGATATGTTCGGCGGCGATGCCAAGCCCGGTATCGGCCACCGAGAACACGGCATGGCCCTCTTCCCAGCCCAGCCGCAACGCGATGCGCCCGCCCTCCGGCGTGTAGCGCACTGCGTTGGACACCAGGTTGCCCAGTGCCGACAACAGCTCGGTGTCGGCACCGCGGAATCCCACCGTGGGGTCGATCTCGGCCGCAATCTTGTGCCGGCCTTGCGACAGCGCCTCGGCATCATGCATCAGGTGCGCGACCATCGCCTGCACGGCCACCGTGTCGTTGCCCGGCGGCTGCGCGTCGCTTTCCAGCCTGGCCAGCGCCAGCAGGTCATCGACGATGCTTTGCATGCGCATCGACTGCACCAGCATCATGTCGACATAGCGGCGGCGATCGTCTTCCGACACCGGCAGGTCGCGCACGGTTTCCAGGAAGCCGGTCAACACCGTGAGCGGCGTCTTCAGCTCATGCGAGACGTTGGCAACGAAGTCGCGGCGCATCGCTTCGGTGTTTTCCAGCTTGGTGATGTCCTGCGTGATCACAAGCTTGCGGTTGTCGCCGTAGGGCAGGATCTGCACCGCGATCACGCTGTGCTTGTGTTCGCCCATGTCGCGCATCACCAGCGGATCGTCGAAACGCTGCCGCGTCAGGTAGTGGACAAACTCGGGCCGGCGAATCAGGTGCGTGATGCGCTGGCGCACGTCGCGGCGCGCGTTCAGGCCGAAGTGCTGCTCGGCTACGTCGTTGCACCATTCGATCTGGTCGGCGTCGTCCAGCATCAGCACGCCGTTGGGCGAGGCCTGGATGGCCTGGATAAAGCGGGTGTGCTGTTGCTCGACCTGCAGCACCTGCGTGCGCCAGCGCTTGACCAGTCGGTGCAGACGGTAATACACCTCGCCCCACAGGCCCACGGCGCTCGGGATCTCGCCATAGACCGGCGCGTCGAGCACTTTCCACAGGCGGTTGATCTGGTACAGGTAGAAGCAAAGCAGCCCGAGCAGCACCGCGCATGCGAGTGCCAGCGCGGCGATCGGGCCGAAGGCGAGGTAGACGCCGGCGGATACCACCACCAGGCTGATCAGGATAGCCGCGGAACGGGCCCAGATGACATTCATGCGCAGGGTTCATGCTAGCGGCCGGCAGCGGCCGCATCGGTTGCGACGGAGTGTGCCACGATTTCGCCGCGCCCCGCCAGCAGCGTGGGGGATAGCGCGGGGCGGAATGGCGCCGCCCCGCGCCGCCGGCCGCTCAGGCGCCGGGAACGCGCGCGAGGCGGTAGCCGCTGCCGCGCACGGTTTCGATCATGTTGCTGTAGCCACCCGGGGTAAGCGCTGCGCGCAGGCGCTTGATGTGCACGTCGACGGTGCGCTCCTCGACAAAGACGTGGTCGCCCCAGACCTGGTCGAGCAGCTGTGACCGGCTGTGCACGCGCTCCGGATGGGTCATCAGGAAGTGCAGCAGGCGGAACTCGGTCGGACCCAGGTCCAGCTTGATCGGGCCGCTGTCGTCCTCGCCGGTGACGCGATGCGTGGCCGGGTCCAGCCGCAGGCCATTGATCGCCACCACGTCGTCGGTCAGCTGCGGCGCGCGGCGGCGCAGCACCGCCTTGATGCGGGCCAGCAACTCCTTGGGCGAAAACGGCTTGGT
Encoded proteins:
- the phoB gene encoding phosphate regulon transcriptional regulator PhoB, whose protein sequence is MPSSILVVEDEPAIAELIAVNLQHAGHYPIRAYNAEQALSLMSDVLPDLVLLDWMLPGKSGATFAKELRTNDRTRQIPIIMLTARGEEQDKVMGLEAGADDYVTKPFSPKELLARIKAVLRRRAPQLTDDVVAINGLRLDPATHRVTGEDDSGPIKLDLGPTEFRLLHFLMTHPERVHSRSQLLDQVWGDHVFVEERTVDVHIKRLRAALTPGGYSNMIETVRGSGYRLARVPGA
- a CDS encoding GNAT family N-acetyltransferase, whose product is MRDLPTPTQPLFDSLPNGLGGQTARSRLHRQSDKASESPALSVAWARHQDEIVEAQRLRYKVFAEEMGARLTSSVPELDIDMFDGYCDHLIVRDMATLRVVGTYRVLPPHQAKRLGCLYAESEFDLVRLSHLRPKMLELGRSCVHRAYRSGSVIMALWGGLGEYLQRWGIESMLGCASVPMSDGGHYAASLHRLFSERYLAPIEYHAFPRLPLPVEDLNQQLEVEPPALIKGYLRLGAKICGQPAWDPDFNVADFLTLLRVNDMNPRYARHFLGLNQAV
- the ppx gene encoding exopolyphosphatase, translated to MNNTPRLLAAVDMGSNSFRLMIGRVDETTTANGTASQIFQVDALREPVRLAAGLTPDKYLDQPARRRGIDALRRFGDRLRDFAPDQVRAVATNTLRVARNASEFLIEAENALGFPIEVIAGREEARLIYLGASHDAPACQGNRLVVDIGGGSTEFIIGSGYQSKLMESLYIGCVSHSRQFFPSGNVDEYAMKQAELAARREIQVLVRQYRAAGWEQAVGSSGTARALAELIELNGMNDNPADHGITREGLERLKRALIKAENTNRVKLTGLKPDRIPVLPGGLSIMLGVFAELDIDRMDVTDGALRLGVLYDLLGRSHHEDMRTVTVDQFMRRYGVDRAQAGRVRGTAQALLSQFPEPANERREDNLALLGWAASLHEIGMSISHSGYHKHSAYISTHADMPGFSKTDQARLATLLLGHAGKLGKLSGSGKFVDWRMLFSLRLAFVLCRRRSDVGLPDIRVSQLAEALDEGFEVRLPKTWIDANPLIEYSLAQEADEWQRVGKRYKVVYD
- the ppk1 gene encoding polyphosphate kinase 1; this encodes MSTTPSSTLLNRELGILEFNARVLSQAADPKVPLLERLKFICIVSSNLDEFFEIRMAGLKEQMRDNASGLTPDGLSFQQTYQLVTERTQRLVASQYDMLQNTIFPLLEKEGVFFHLTTTWTDPQREWAREFFQRELAPVLTPIALDPAHPFPRVLNKSLNFVVELSGKDAFGREADLAIVQAPRALPRVVKMPEKLSGYPFGFVMLSSFMQGFVHELFPAIAVHGCYQFRVTRNSDLFVSEDEITDLREALQGELPTRHFGDTVRLEVSSDTPMPLARRLLLESGLSEQDVYRVSGPVNLVRLMQIPDMVDRPALKYSPYVPAPVKAFASGMSMFDVMRQQDVLLHHPYESFSSVLDLLQLAATDPNVVAIKQTVYRTGNESLVMEALMTAARNGKEVTVVVELLARFDEETNINWAERLESAGAHVIYGVVGHKCHAKMLLIVRREPTGPKAKQVKLRRYAHLGTGNYHPRTARLYTDFGLLTANEAICEDVHHVFQLLTGTAGTIRLNHLWQSPFTMQTNLVEHIRAEARHARAGKPARIIAKMNALLEPSIIDELYKASRAGVKIDLIVRGVCALMPGVPGMSENISVRSIVGRFLEHHRVYYFRAGGEEVLYLSSADWMDRNLFRRVEVAFPVLDKALKARVIKESLQVHLRDNASAWIMQPDGNYVRKQTRSRHPRISQNDMLVMFGGNP
- a CDS encoding SixA phosphatase family protein codes for the protein MNLILWRHAEAEDLPDALSLSRHADLQRPLTRRGRKQAEASAKWLRAHLPSDTRVLCSPSVRTLETAAALTGDAQVVEALAPGADVSAVLAAVQWPERTEHVVVVGHQPWIGRVASLLLAGNEMDWSVRKAGIWWLTGRTRESEPQTVLRAVINPEFL
- the phoR gene encoding phosphate regulon sensor histidine kinase PhoR, coding for MNVIWARSAAILISLVVVSAGVYLAFGPIAALALACAVLLGLLCFYLYQINRLWKVLDAPVYGEIPSAVGLWGEVYYRLHRLVKRWRTQVLQVEQQHTRFIQAIQASPNGVLMLDDADQIEWCNDVAEQHFGLNARRDVRQRITHLIRRPEFVHYLTRQRFDDPLVMRDMGEHKHSVIAVQILPYGDNRKLVITQDITKLENTEAMRRDFVANVSHELKTPLTVLTGFLETVRDLPVSEDDRRRYVDMMLVQSMRMQSIVDDLLALARLESDAQPPGNDTVAVQAMVAHLMHDAEALSQGRHKIAAEIDPTVGFRGADTELLSALGNLVSNAVRYTPEGGRIALRLGWEEGHAVFSVADTGLGIAAEHIPRLTERFYRVDRSRSRDTGGTGLGLAIVKHVLSRHHADLRVTSEEGRGSVFRIIFPLERSVRSLSDAASTATAAVPASPQAPDSSRRAA
- the infA gene encoding translation initiation factor IF-1; its protein translation is MAKEELIEFGGVVSEALPDNRYRVTLENGVEIWAYASGKMQKHRIRILAGDRVTLEMSPYDLTKGRINFRHKS